A single region of the Nocardioides aquaticus genome encodes:
- a CDS encoding CaiB/BaiF CoA transferase family protein — translation MNDTAPGPLAGVLVVEVGSFLAAPFAATQLADLGARVVKVETPGSGDFVRGNAPYVDGESSSFVRLNRNKESVALDLKSDEGRATFRRLAARADVLVENLRPGAMRRMGLGYDDLAADNPGLVYASASGWGQDGPLAQQPGLDIMAQARSGLMSVTGFPGGGPAKVGVPVCDLMCAMYVALGVTAALRERDRSGLGQHLDVSLHEAGVALGVWEAGRWFGGGGVPGPQGSAHQSQAPYQAVVTTDGHVTIGANTPTLWLAFCAALGLDDLPADPRFADNTARMTHRDALVEAVEEVTATLSTDTVLEVLQAAGVPCAPIQTYDQVFTDPALEARDFYWDAEHPTLGPVRQVGSPMRFSRTPVRRGPAGPVLGADTEAVLAELATTTEETP, via the coding sequence GTGAACGACACCGCCCCCGGACCGCTCGCCGGCGTCCTCGTCGTCGAGGTCGGGTCCTTCCTCGCCGCCCCGTTCGCGGCCACCCAGCTCGCCGACCTCGGGGCCCGCGTGGTCAAGGTCGAGACGCCCGGCTCCGGCGACTTCGTGCGGGGCAACGCGCCGTACGTCGACGGGGAGAGCTCCTCGTTCGTCCGGCTGAACCGCAACAAGGAGTCGGTCGCGCTCGACCTGAAGTCGGACGAGGGCCGCGCCACCTTCCGCCGGCTCGCCGCCCGCGCCGACGTGCTGGTCGAGAACCTGCGTCCCGGCGCCATGCGACGGATGGGGCTGGGCTACGACGACCTCGCCGCCGACAACCCGGGCCTGGTCTACGCCTCGGCCTCCGGCTGGGGCCAGGACGGTCCGCTGGCGCAGCAGCCGGGGCTCGACATCATGGCCCAGGCCCGCTCGGGGCTGATGAGCGTCACCGGCTTCCCCGGGGGCGGTCCCGCCAAGGTCGGCGTCCCGGTGTGCGACCTGATGTGCGCGATGTACGTCGCGCTCGGCGTCACCGCCGCCCTGCGCGAGCGCGACCGCTCGGGGCTCGGCCAGCACCTCGACGTCTCGCTGCACGAGGCCGGCGTCGCGCTGGGCGTGTGGGAGGCCGGGCGCTGGTTCGGGGGCGGCGGCGTGCCGGGACCACAGGGCTCCGCGCACCAGTCGCAGGCGCCGTACCAGGCCGTGGTCACCACCGACGGCCACGTCACGATCGGCGCGAACACACCCACGCTGTGGCTGGCCTTCTGCGCCGCGCTCGGGCTGGACGACCTGCCGGCCGACCCACGCTTCGCCGACAACACCGCCCGGATGACCCACCGCGACGCGCTCGTCGAGGCGGTCGAGGAGGTCACCGCGACCCTGAGCACCGACACGGTGCTCGAGGTGCTGCAGGCCGCCGGGGTGCCGTGCGCCCCGATCCAGACCTACGACCAGGTCTTCACCGACCCCGCGCTCGAGGCGCGCGACTTCTACTGGGACGCCGAGCACCCGACGCTCGGGCCGGTCCGCCAGGTCGGCTCCCCGATGCGCTTCTCCCGCACCCCGGTGCGCCGCGGGCCTGCCGGCCCCGTGCTGGGCGCCGACACCGAGGCCGTGCTCGCCGAGCTGGCCACCACCACCGAGGAGACCCCGTGA
- a CDS encoding enoyl-CoA hydratase, protein MTDATDATDDLQVRLEGSVLHVVFDRPQARNAMTFAMYEGLVAACERADASDDVRAVLLRGAGGRAFVAGTDIAQFAGFDGPRGVAYEKTIDATIERLLAVRVPVVTAIDGACVGGGLAIAAAADVRVAHTSARFGYPIARTLGNTLSARSYALTLRHFGHARTIDMITTARLLDAAEAHTCGFVTRTTDDVDATTAEVLDAILSHAPLTMAAGKEILRRLHAAAGTVDVDDVVAGVYGSEDFARGVAAFTSRGTPDWQGR, encoded by the coding sequence GTGACCGACGCGACCGACGCGACCGACGACCTGCAGGTACGCCTCGAGGGGTCGGTGCTGCACGTCGTCTTCGACCGCCCGCAGGCGCGCAACGCGATGACCTTCGCGATGTACGAGGGCCTGGTCGCGGCCTGCGAGCGGGCCGACGCCTCCGACGACGTACGGGCGGTGCTGCTCCGCGGCGCCGGCGGCCGCGCGTTCGTCGCCGGCACCGACATCGCCCAGTTCGCCGGCTTCGACGGCCCGCGCGGGGTGGCGTACGAGAAGACGATCGACGCCACGATCGAGCGGCTGCTGGCCGTCCGGGTGCCGGTCGTCACCGCGATCGACGGCGCCTGCGTCGGGGGCGGCCTGGCGATCGCGGCCGCGGCCGACGTCCGCGTGGCCCACACCTCGGCGCGCTTCGGCTACCCGATCGCCCGGACCCTGGGCAACACGCTCTCGGCACGCAGCTACGCGCTGACGCTGCGCCACTTCGGGCACGCGCGCACCATCGACATGATCACGACCGCCCGCCTCCTCGACGCGGCCGAGGCGCACACCTGCGGCTTCGTCACGCGGACCACCGACGACGTCGACGCCACGACCGCCGAGGTGCTCGACGCGATCCTGTCCCACGCCCCGCTGACGATGGCCGCGGGCAAGGAGATCCTGCGCCGGCTGCACGCGGCTGCCGGCACGGTCGACGTCGACGACGTGGTCGCCGGCGTCTATGGCTCCGAGGACTTCGCCCGCGGCGTCGCCGCCTTCACCAGCCGCGGCACCCCGGACTGGCAGGGCCGCTGA